In the Zingiber officinale cultivar Zhangliang chromosome 5A, Zo_v1.1, whole genome shotgun sequence genome, TCCATGGTTGTCCCTTTTAGGGCTTTCCTTCACTGAAAAGGAGGAGGCCCTTGCCTTAGCCGAGCAGCTCCCTCACCTCCTCTCTGGCCGCCTCTGTTATGGCCATGCCTCCTCCACCTCTTTCTCTCTCTGTGCAGGCGACCATCAATGTCACTCCACGATCCACACGAGTAGACAATAGATCTTGCCTTCTTCACCTCCTTCTCCCTCTGCGCAGCCAACAACCAGCACTGCTCCGCAATCCACATGAGCAGGTGATAGATCCGGCCTTCTCTACCTCTCACACGATCTCCTCTCTCGCCACCTCTTCGACCTCTCCTCTCTCGCCACCTCTTCGACCTCTCCTCTCTCGTCACCGACCTCACCATCGATCTTTGCCACCTTCATCGCCGACCTCGCCACCTCCGTTGATTAAGGCCGCTCTCTTTGTCTGTGACTGTTAAGAATGACGACAATGACGTTGCCCGCATAGACCCCCTCTTTCCAAGCGGCCACCCTCCACTTGTTATAATAAATTTGGAAGTATTATTTTTGTAATTTGATTCATGTCAATCTTTATTTTGATTGTGAtactaaatataataaatatcagttgattaaaattaattcGAGATTATTTTTCATTATTGTCATTACCACTTTCTACAAGTCTTACTTGCTGAAGCGACACTCAACCTTATAATTTGGACGCTCCAACCAACCTCCACTCCTATCTAAAACCCCTTCACCTCCAGCCCAATTATCACGATTGATCAACAACACGTGGATTATCAGAGCAATATGTGATTTAAGGCACGTGGAGCAGCACACCAGCATGTGGATTATCAGAGCAGCATGACATGACTCCACACAATCTTTTACAGTACGAGACATGGATGATAAGTCCTTTCAATAcgacgacaagacactttctttACTATAGATGTGAGATTTCACTTCTTGGTGTCATAAAATGCATCCGCTCTAGCGGATCGCGGTAGACATATATATTCACACACATCCATTTCCATTAGTCTACTACTATTCTTCTTTATTTCTCTCTCGCCATAGACTAACTTGAGTATCAATGTAGACGAGCCAGGCACTCTCAACCTCCCTTCTAACCCTCGCCCTTGCTCTTTTACTCTCACATTTCCTCGTAGTCACGACGACTTTGTCAACAAACAAGCCAGTTCACTCTATAAATAGAATTATAACCTCTAAGCAGCCATTAATTCTTAAACAGTCAGCAAATGATGAAATTGCCATCCTTAGGGAAATTGCAATAAGGTAGGATAGACACAAAGACCATCCTTGGTCCTACCACACCATTATTCTCGGTCCTTGCAGAAGACGAAACTTTTCATCATCCATCCTAAGTTGTGTCCTGATTCTTCTTTCATATCGTTTTATCTTAATAGTTGAATTGCGTTACTGATTGCAGTGGAGGATCGATTACAAAATGGGAAAGAAACATGGAGGGAAAAACAAAAGGCATTCTTGTTCCAAATAGTTTGTGGATTTCGCAGGGCCAAAAAGATTATCTACatgcaaaaaaaacacaaatgaaAACGGAAAAAGAAGATGACAAATTTGAGTCAATCGCACCGCTAGCATCGCCATGCCGACACCGAGAAGAGCGGCCGGTCCTGCCAGCACATCATGAGGCGGCCGCCGCCCTCCTCCCGTACCTTGTAGCCGTCGCACCCGAAGCCCTGCAGCAGGCGGCGGGCCTGCAGGAGCGCGTAGTAACCGAGCGGCACCGAGGCGAAGCCCGCGGCGTTGAGGCGCCGCGCCcactgctccagcttctcgtgcCGCTCCTTCCTCTCCCACCCCTCGCACGCGATGATGTTCTTGATCTCCTCCCCCAGCAGCATCTTCTCCAGCCGCAGCCGCTCCACGGACTGCCGGGGGACAGTCGAGTCGAGGCAGTCGAACAGCGCCGCGTAGTAGAATAGCGCCTCCACGAACCGTTCCGTCAGCGCCGCGCTGTTGTGGTTCGACTCCTGCTCCATCACCACCATCAGCTTCGGCGACAGCCCCCACAGCGCCGCCAGGAAGCTATCGATACGCGCCGGCGACGTCGAGGCGAATGGCGAGGATAGTACCGAGTCCGCGCTTGGGCTGTGCCCGTTCGCCCCGTGGTCCTTGTCGAGGTAATCGCCTAGGGATAGCTGTTGGGTGATTCCGGCCGGTGGGGCTCGTTGGGCCGCCTTCCGGACGTCGGCCGGGTCGTTGGTGGCGAGCAGGGTGTGGAGCTGGAGGACGGCGGTGATGGCCAGCGCCTCCCCTGTTTTAATGCGGAGGCTCTCGACGTCGAGGTTGTCCAATTTGCTCACCACGGGGTTGAATTGGAAAGGAATATCGAGCCGCTCGGCCTCCTCGGAGAGGCGGATGGCGGTGTGGTTGAGAAGCTCCCGATGCTCGTGGACGGCGGTGAGCTTGAGGTGAGGTGGCCCCTCTGGCCGCGCCCTCAGCCCCTGGAGGAGCGCGAGCCACGGGGTCGGGTCGGAGGCATTGAGGTCGACGATGTGGACAACCTTCTCGCCCTCCATCGCCTCCATGATCGCCTGATTGGCGACGACGAAGGAGAGGCGGAGGAAGGGGCAGAGGTCGAGGAAGTGGCGTCGGGCGACGGCGGCTTCCGCGAGGGGCAGGACCACCGCGCGGGCGGAGTCGAGGGCGTGGTAGAGCCCCGGCCACATGCGGATGGCGCGGCGCGCCAGCGCCTCCGTGAAGTGGGAGGCGATGCGCTGCATGGCGTCGCCATCGGGGACGGCGAGCAGCGCGATCTGCTCCAGGAAGGCGTTGGCGCGGTCGAGGCTGCCCGCGGCGACGTGGTTGGCGCAGTTGAGGAGAAGGTGGATGAGGCATAGTCCGCGCTCGTCGGACTTGAGCTCCCGCAGCGCCGGCGGCCACGGCAACAGCGCCGGCGGCGAAAGAGACATCAGCGAGAAGCTCTTGAGCGGCGATGAAGTCACCGACGACGACCCATCGTCCTGGGCCACGTTGCCCATCAAAGGCACCATCTTGATCGCCGACACAACAAATAGAGCAAATTTTACAGAAatcacaacaaaaaaaaaaccctaaatcaAACGAGATCGGAAAGACGAACCAACAAGCGTAATAAAACACAAAGCGACTCAAATTCTCTCAAAGGAGTCGTCTTTTCCctacatctctctctctctctctctctctctctctctctctcggctCTAACAAAGCAAAAAGAAGCGGAGGAAAAAGAACAGCAATCTCACAAGTTTATAAAGGAGTCTCCTTTCCTTTCGCCATCAAACCTCCCGCGGGGGATCCAGACAGCAAGAGGCCTTGGATGCTAGAAACACGTTTATCTCCACAGCCGATCCGATAAGAAGCGCAACGAGTCTCCCTCCCGCCTCCGGAGCCACACAAGTTCCCACTTCCCACCTCAGAAGCCAAAGCAGGTACACAGTTAAAAGGAGGGTAGGGGAAGGAAGGAAGGACGGACCTTGGACGCAAGAGCCAACGCCATAGCGACAAAAGCGAAGCCTTTTTGTCCGCTTCTCGCTTCTTTTTCCTCGCACAGCGCTAATTATGACGCGAGGTGGGAGGTTCGCTTGTCGCGGAGCGCAGGGAATAAGAGCGGCCTCTTTATTCCGTAGCCGAGAAGGAAGAGGCCGACAGCGGCCAGAAGCAAACAAAAGAGAGCACTCCTTGTGAAGTTTGTCTCACGCGCGGGTGAGCGAGTGAATGGCGAAGGTGCGTCCAAGCGTTGGCTCTTGGCGCGTCGCGAGCGGCATGGCCCCTCGCCCTGGCTTTATCCACCGGCGGATAAGGACAGGGGGACAAAGACGCTTGGGCAGGCGACAGCTGATGGTGCCCTTTTGGTGCGGCTCACGCCCTTCGGTGGCAACACTGAGGTAGGCCTTTTGTACCTCCACTTCATTCACCATTTTATCTCTTAActttactctctctctctctctctctctctctctctctctctctgttttatcttaataataataacaaaaaaatcaATGTAAAACACAAATTTACCATTTTTTTTCTTGCACACAATGAATTATCAATgtaaaacaaattcaaatttagatagaccttatctctTCAGATTTCTTACTCTGAGCCATAACAGAATAGTAGTAAACCATCTTTTACTACTCTTTAAGTTAAGTGAGAAAAAAtgctgtttttttttccttgtcttTCTTTCATTGTTCTGAATCAACCAAAGCCAGTTCAGATTCTTACACAGTAGCTGGGATTGGGAGAATCAGACAAAGGTTGGAGTACAGCCCCCAGTCCTCATGCAGATGCAATGGCAATGCTACATGGTCACGTTGTGTTCTTCAGTGGCAGGCAAACGAATCAAAGCTTACAAGGACAAGTCACAAGGCCAAACAAACTTTCTATCGACCCTCTTCCCTCTGCTTTGTTCTCGCCCTCTTGGCCTCTCCT is a window encoding:
- the LOC121979308 gene encoding scarecrow-like protein 3, encoding MVPLMGNVAQDDGSSSVTSSPLKSFSLMSLSPPALLPWPPALRELKSDERGLCLIHLLLNCANHVAAGSLDRANAFLEQIALLAVPDGDAMQRIASHFTEALARRAIRMWPGLYHALDSARAVVLPLAEAAVARRHFLDLCPFLRLSFVVANQAIMEAMEGEKVVHIVDLNASDPTPWLALLQGLRARPEGPPHLKLTAVHEHRELLNHTAIRLSEEAERLDIPFQFNPVVSKLDNLDVESLRIKTGEALAITAVLQLHTLLATNDPADVRKAAQRAPPAGITQQLSLGDYLDKDHGANGHSPSADSVLSSPFASTSPARIDSFLAALWGLSPKLMVVMEQESNHNSAALTERFVEALFYYAALFDCLDSTVPRQSVERLRLEKMLLGEEIKNIIACEGWERKERHEKLEQWARRLNAAGFASVPLGYYALLQARRLLQGFGCDGYKVREEGGGRLMMCWQDRPLFSVSAWRC